Genomic window (Oscillospiraceae bacterium):
TTGAAAGCTGCTGCATTGCAAGTGCCGCTGCGGGGTCGGTAACAGCACAGATGGACAAGGCAATAAGTATTTCATCGGTGTGCAAACGCGGGTTGTGATTACCCATATGGGTGGTTTTAAGAGCTTGTATAGGCTCTATTATTTCGCGTGCTATAAGCTCCTTTTCGTGGTCAATACCCGCAAGATGCTTAAGTGCATTCAAAAGAACTGCTGCCGATGCACCCAAAAGAGAGGATGTTTTACCGGTCACTATCGTTCCGTCATCAAGTTCAATTGCCACTGCAGGCATTCCCGTGCTTTCAGCAACCGAAACAGCCGCCTCGGCAACCGTACGATCCTTAGTTGTGATGCCCAGCTGGTTCATTATCAAATCAATTTTATAAATCTCGTTTTCATCCGCCGACATACCTTGACGGTGCGAGCAAAGAGCGCTGTAATATCTGCGGAGTATTTCCTGCTTGGAGGCTTCACTAACCGCCTCGTCGTCAAAAATACAGAAGCCCGCCATATTTACGCCCATATCGGTGGGACTGTTGTAAGGAGACTTACCAAGTATTCTTTCAAGCATGGTATTGAGAACGGGGAAGATTTCCACGTCTCTGTTATAATTTACACTTTTTGTGCCGTAAGTATCAAGGTGATATGGGTCTATCATATTCATATCGTTAAGGTCGGCAGTTGCCGCCTCATATGCAAGATTTACCGGATGCTTGAGGGGAAGATTCCATATCGGGAAGGTTTCAAACTTTGCATATCCCGCCTTGATTCCCCTTTTGAACTCATGGTAAAGCTGAGAAAGGCATGTTGCCATCTTACCGCTTCCGGGGCCGGGTGCCGTTATAACAACAAGCTTTCTGGTTGTTTCGATATATTCATTCTTACCAAAACCGTCATCGCTCACGATAAGCTGGATATTAGCGGGATAATCCGGTATGGGGTAATGCTTATAGGACTTCACACCAAGGGCTTCCAGACGGTTGAGAAATGCGGCAGCGGCAGACTGTTCGCGGTAGTGAGTTATTACGACACTTCCTACATAAAGCCCTATTTCTCTGAACGCGTCAATAAGCCGGAGAACATCAGAATCATAGGTAATACCAAGGTCTCCGCGACGTTTATTTTTCTCTATATCATCGGCGCTGATAACAACAACTATTTCGGCATCATCCTTCATTTCGAGAAGCATTCTGACTTTACTGTCGGGTTTGAAGCCGGGAAGCACACGGGAAGCGTGATAGTCATCGAAAAGCTTGCCGCCAAATTCAAGATACAGTTTTCCGCCGAAACGGTCTATCCTTTCTCTGATTTTTTCAGATTGAAGCTTGAGGTACTGGTCGTTATCGAATCCGATTTTATTCATTACTTTTGCAATGCCGCTGCATTGTCCGTCCTTTCAAAAAATACAAAACACCCCGTCACGGGGTGCTTTGCGATGAGCCCTTATAATTATATCATCTATAAGAAAAAATTTCAAGAGCTTTTTTCAAAAAATCAAATAAATTTAAAGTTTGTTTTCTATCGACCAGTCCCGTGCCTGCCTGACGGCGCTTTCAGAAGGTATTGCCGCATTGGTATCGGGGTCGCGTGTGCTGTCATCTGCAAGAGCGTGGGTTTTGTAGGGAGGTTCTCCCTCTTTGAGGTTTCTGTTTTTCTTTTTAAGTTTGGATTCCTTCATTATTCTCTCCTTATCAAAAATAAATGCCCACATATAATGTGAGCATTCAAGAAGAAATTATTCAACGAAATTTTGCTTTTTTGAAGCGATGATACGTCGGGCAAGAATAAGATTTGCAAGTGACATCACTGCAGCTCTTATCGCAACCACCTCGCGCGGAATAGCCTCATCCATCATGCCGTTTGACATATCCTTGCCCGTAAAAGCAACATGAAGTGCATTTTCCAGCTCATCGCAAAACAAATCGTACACCTGCTGTGAATTGTATTTTTTCAGCATTACTTCGATGCTTTCGCATATTTCCGAAATGCTCATAAGTCTTTTTAAAAGACACACCACAAAAAGATACGCAAGCTGAAGTCTGCCGTATCTCTTGTTTACGGGCGGCTTTACAACCTTCTGCTTTACATAGTTGTTTATCATGGTGGAAGTTATTATTTTCTGATCCTTCGATTCCGCAAAAATCTCAAGCTTCTTTTCCAGATAGGATACCACCTGATCCATATAAAGCTCTATTTCAGGAAGCTCATCCCATCTGGGAAGATGAAATTCAAGTATATCATTTTTTTCAATATCCGTGTTTGGCATGAATAACCTCTCGAAAATATAATATTCAAAGTCATATCATAACAATTGAATATAGTATAGCATTATTATGTTCACAAGTCAAGACATTTTTTATAAATTTGTTAAATGATTATGTATGCTATTGACATGATTTCAAAAATCTGATATAATAGTATGCGAAACTAAATGAATGGTTTTTTTAAACCATGGAGGGTTATATGAAAAAGAAAGAGTTTGAGTATCTAAATCCGACAAAATTCAGTTCTATCAAGGAAATGCTTGAAATTGCCGAAAGAGAAGCCGGCGATAAAACCGCCTTTAAATACCGAATAGCAGGCGATGCGATAGAAGCCGTAACTTACCGTGATTTCGTAAGACGCACACGCGCTATCGGCTCACAGTTAAGAAAGATGGGCTTTGGCGACAAGCACATTGCTCTGACCGGTGAAAATTCCTACAAGTGGATAACTGTATTTCTCGCCGTTATCAATTCTCCGGGTGCCTACGTTCCAGTAGACAAAGAGCTTCCTTTTGACGATATAGTGAGAATAGTAAACGACAGTGACAGCCAGATACTGTTTTATTCAAAGAAATTTGAAAAGGAACTGCGTGAAAACACCGACAAGTTTCCCAATATCAAGTATTATATCGCTCTGGACAGCGAACAAGAGGACGGAATGTTCCTTTCCTACGACAAACTGGTTGAACGCGGTGAAGAGCTTCTTGACAGCGGTTACACCGAGTATCTTGATAACGTAAACGACACTTCCGAAATGCGTCTTTTGGTTTATACCTCAGGTACAACAGGCCTTGCGAAGGGCGTTATGCTTTCCGAGGACAACATGGTTTCCTGCATTTATCATGGTCTGCGTGTTGAAACCATATACGAAACCTGCCTTTCCGTGCTTCCTTACCATCACACATACGAAGCCGTAATCGGTCTGCTGGTTTCTCTGCACCATCACTCTACCATATGTATAAATGATTCTTTACGTAATACTCTTAAGAATCTCCAGGAATTCAAGCCGGAGTACATTTTTCTTGTACCTGCGTTCGCCGACAGTTTCTACAACAGAATATGGGCTTCTGCCGAAAAAAGCGGCAAAGATAAGATGCTCAAGGTGCTCATCAAGGTTTCCAACGGCCTTATGAAAGTTGGAATCGACCTGAGAAGAAAGCTGTTCAAGAGTGTTCTTTCTGCGTTCGGTGGCGAGCTCAAACAGATAGTTGCGGGCGGTGCACCCATCCGACCTGAAATAGGCGCTCTGTTCAACTCCATCGGTGTTCCGCTTATAAACGGATATGGTATCACCGAGTGCTCTCCTCTGGTTTCGGTAAACCGTCTTGATGACAACATTCTGGAATCGGTTGGTTACCCGTTGCCATGTGCTCAGGTAAGAATTGATAATCCCGAGGATGGTATCGGTGAAATCTGCGTAAAAAGCCCCACAGTCATGATGGGTTATTACAAGCAGCCCGAAGCCACTGCAGCAGTTATCAAGGATGGTTGGTTCTTCACGGGTGACTACGGCAAAATTGACAGCGAAGGCAGAATTTATATCACTGGACGTAAGAAAAACATTATAGTCCTGACCAACGGAAAGAATATTTATCCCGAGGAAATCGAAGAATATATAATGAACAGTCCTTATGTAAGTGAAGTGGTTGTATTCTCCGAAAAGAACGAAGAAGGCGAAGAAATCGCACTTTGTGCCGAGGTTTTCCCCAACTATGACAAGATAAAAACCGACGGAATAGAAAATGTGCTTGAAACAATTAAGGCAGAGGTTAAAAAAGCATGTGCAGTCCTCCCCTCTTACAAGCATATCAAAAACGTGACAGTGAGAGAAACCGAGTTTGAAAAGACTACTTCCAAAAAGATCAAGAGAAACAGTGTAGGAAAATAATTCATACCAAACCGCAGAGCGTTGGCTCTGCGGTTTTTCTTTTTTTACCACCACAAAATATAGTATGCATCAATACGCACGAACAATTCCCATGCAAAAGCTTCAAAATATGCAAACACCCGTATTTACGTATAATTATTTCTCAAAAACGAATTAACATTTATTATCATTTTGTTAATATTTTCTCCTGTGGTATAACTTTGAAAAAAACTTAAAACCAACTAAAGCAAATCTGTCGTTTTGGTTTTCACCACAAACAAAGACGTTATTTTGCGCCGGTTAATGTGGAAAACTCTGCGGATTGTGTGTATAACTCGATAAATCCACTGCAAAAGTCAAAAGTTTTCCACATTTGCCGTGCGGATTATGTGCAAAACTTTGAAGAAATTAAACCACAATCGTTTTATGTAAATTCTGTGATTATACCGATTTGTTCACATTTTTCACAAAAAACAGGCTTATACTGCGCACTTTACCGCAGGTTGCCTACATATGGTTTTACTTTTCAAAAAAATGCATGTTTGGTAAAACTATGTTTTATACTATATGTTGAAATATTAACTTTTTTATGGTATACTTAATTCAGGTTGAATAAACACTCAAAAATCGGAGTATTTTGTCAGATGAAAAAAACTATATTGCCATTTTTTTGTATATTTACGCTTTTTATTTTAATCGCGTGCACAACCATAGGCCCCGAGCTGATTGAAGGCGATAATGATATACCAAACGAAACAAATGATTTTCATGAGCAGATTACCGGTGATGAACAAAGTTCACCAACCGATGTAATTTATGATTACAACGCAAGAGATTTCACAATAGCAATGTACAATGACAGCTTATTCCTCCCTCAGGCGAATTCTTCGCCAATTTCAAACAAAATTCTGGAGCGCAATGCCAAGGTTGAAAAAGCATACAACATCAATATCAAATCTCTTGAAGGTGTCAACAAAGACAACTTCGTTGCTGAGCTTCACAGCCGATACGCCGCCGGTCTTTTTTGCGGCGACCTTCTGGTTATTCCAAACTATATGTTGCCGTTATTTGTATCGCAAAATCAGCTGATGAGTGTTAAAGCGCTTCCCTACACCGATCTTAGTGCAGATTGCTTTGACAAAGCTGCCATTGACTCTGCCACCATCGGAAATTTCGTGCATGCCGTATATGGTGACCTTACCTATCTGCCCGACAAATCCACCTGCGTGTTTTTCAACAAGGATTTCGTGCAGGAGTACAATCTTCTCAGTCCGTACGAAATGGAGAAAAAAGGCACCTGGACCTGGGACAGTTTTGATGTTCTGGCGAAAGCGGTTATAAAAGATGTTAACAACAACCGTATTGCCGATTTTGATGACATATACGGTTTATGTTCTTCTTATTCCAGATTGGAAATGGTAGACATCATGTGGGCATCATGCGGAGAACCTTTTTTTGAAAACAATCCGCCTTATGCGCCAAAAATGATATTTAATAACGAAAAAACCAAAAATATTATTGACAAAATCCGTCGTTTATTATATAATGAAGTCGACAAAATATATATTTACGGTGTACAAGGACTTTCGGGCTATGAGCTCTTTCTTCAGGGACGCGGTCTTTTCTGCATCGCACCGCTGGACAAAGCAAGCGAAATATCCGCTGCTGGGCTTAATTTTGGCATAATGCCTTTGCCGAGGCTTACAAAAAAAACCGATTTTCGTTCGTACATGGATGATTCCGCAGATGCGGTTTGCGTAATGAACAACATTCCCGATTCGGAGTTCAGTGGCAGAATACTTCAAAAGCTTGCTTCCGAATCCTCCTTCAACAACATAGATTACTACAAAAAGTATTACGTAACCAATTTTCTGACAGACAATTCTTCGGCATTGATGATGGACGAGATATTCAAAAATCCGTATTACGACCTTGCAACCACATTGGGTGCCTGTTATCCCGAGATTGCTGCCGCATCAGACGAAATAATCTTTTCACATCTTGCCACAGGCATTTCCTTCGACACACTTTACGAACAGAATATTCAGCCTTTTGAAAGCTTTGCAAAAACATCATTTACGCATAAAGGAGAGTAATATGAAAAAGTTATCACTAACCGCTACCGTAATCATTATTACAGTATGTGCCGTAGTCGCAGGACTGTTTTCGGCAATGGCAACCGACACCTCGAATGACCCGCTGGTCACCATGAGTTATGTTGAAGAAGTGCTGGCTCCCCGTCTGAAAACTGAGCTCACTACATATATTCAAAATAATTTCAGTTCTTCGGCCGGTGCCTCCTCCGGTACAAACGGCGAAGCTACTGTTATCAATTCGGGATATACCGTTGTTAATATGAAGCTTAATCAGGTGCTGTACCCTCTCTCGCCAACCGAAATAATACTCCGTTCCGGAAAAGCTGTTGTAGTATCTCCTTTCATGGATCAGGGTATAAATGACCTTACAGCCGGTATTGAGCTTTATAACAATGACGAGCTCCCCAGATATCATTATTGCCTCATTCCGAGGGGCGACGACGGACGTATTGTCGTTGCTACAACCGATGAAATATACATTATGGTGAGAGGAGAGTTTGAGATACGTGAACAATAAGAACTTCACAAAAATCATGGCTATTATACTCGCTGCTCTTATGGTGCTTGGCGCCATCGGAATAACTATCGGCAGTATATGGACCGTCGGTGCTCTTGAAATAGATGACACCGCAGAAGCAGCCGACATTGTCACAGTAACCAACGAAGCAGAAGATGTGTCATCTTCTGCTTCGTCATTATCGGACAAAATTGTCCGCGTGGGTCTTTTCTTCCGCAACTCCTCCTATGATCTTCTGCGAATGAATCACTCATTTTCTTCCGAGACAGGGCTTCGTTTTTTCATGACAGATGAAAACGGAAATGAAATCGTTTCATTTTCTTCGCCTGTAAAATCTGTTTCGGTTGTACGTGAGGCTGACGTCGCAAAAAACGAAAAAGGCGTTTACGAATCGGTCAAAAACAAAGATAACGCCGATATACACACTTTTGCATTAAGGGTAACCGACTCTTTTCCCAACGAAATTTCCATCAAAAAAGAAATAGCATATGCAACTTCAAAAAACGGTTTCGACCCATTTTACCCTATATTTGAAAAGGGCAATATGTATGTTGGAATGGGTGACTATTCCACATCAGAAGAAGCGCTCGAAAGATACATTAAGCTTTCCGGTGTGTACAAAAAGGAATTTGCACTCAAATCCGCCTCCGATACATATATTACTGTTATAGATAATGACACAGGGAAAATTATTCTGCGTGCCAACACATCGATGTACGGGCTGAAAATTGAGCCTAACTATAAAAAAGAGCAAAGTAATGACGCCGATGACGGTGCAGATATCATTGATTCTATTGTTCCGTCACTGAGTATTGAAGCCATTGATATAAAAATCGAAGAACCCGTAATAGAGTACGACACACTCCCCTATTTAAAAACCGCCGTAGGGAATATTTACGCAGGCACATTTGAATACAAAGCCACTTCTGACGGACTTACGCTCACAAACATCCTCAAGCTGGACGACTACGTAAAAAGTGTTGTTCCGTTTGAAATATACAACGACTGGCCGAGAGAAGCTATAAAGGCATTTTCCATTGTATCCAGAACGTATGCACTTTCCAGCTTCCACAGCGGTGCAGATTTTGATATGTGCAGTGAAACCCACTGCCAGGCATACCTCGGAAGAGGGCGCTCTACCGAATACTCGGATTCCTGCATTGATGAAACCTCAGGCATGATTCTTACTTATAACGGCGAACCTGCCAAAACTTTTTATCATGCCATTTCAGGCGGTTCAACCGAAAGTGCCGCAAACGTTTGGGGCGGAAGTACAGGAAAATACCCTTATCTCGTTTCTGTTGATACACCCGAAGAAAAGTACGGCTCATATAAAAACGGTCTTTGGAGTACAGCTGTCACCATGAGCCAGCTTTCTGAGTACATACTCGGAAAAGAAGCTTATGCCGACAAATTTACCTCATCCATTACCGATTTAAAAATACTTGAAACCACACCGGCGGGTTATGTTTACAGTGTGCTGCTTACAGATGCCGATGGCAACAAGGTGGAAGTAAAAACAACTGACAAAGTGCGTATTCTGCTTTCAAAATTTGTCA
Coding sequences:
- a CDS encoding DUF1846 domain-containing protein, which gives rise to MNKIGFDNDQYLKLQSEKIRERIDRFGGKLYLEFGGKLFDDYHASRVLPGFKPDSKVRMLLEMKDDAEIVVVISADDIEKNKRRGDLGITYDSDVLRLIDAFREIGLYVGSVVITHYREQSAAAAFLNRLEALGVKSYKHYPIPDYPANIQLIVSDDGFGKNEYIETTRKLVVITAPGPGSGKMATCLSQLYHEFKRGIKAGYAKFETFPIWNLPLKHPVNLAYEAATADLNDMNMIDPYHLDTYGTKSVNYNRDVEIFPVLNTMLERILGKSPYNSPTDMGVNMAGFCIFDDEAVSEASKQEILRRYYSALCSHRQGMSADENEIYKIDLIMNQLGITTKDRTVAEAAVSVAESTGMPAVAIELDDGTIVTGKTSSLLGASAAVLLNALKHLAGIDHEKELIAREIIEPIQALKTTHMGNHNPRLHTDEILIALSICAVTDPAAALAMQQLSKLRCCDAHASVILSRVDENVFQKLGVNITYEPKYQTKKLYHA
- a CDS encoding DUF1836 domain-containing protein, coding for MPNTDIEKNDILEFHLPRWDELPEIELYMDQVVSYLEKKLEIFAESKDQKIITSTMINNYVKQKVVKPPVNKRYGRLQLAYLFVVCLLKRLMSISEICESIEVMLKKYNSQQVYDLFCDELENALHVAFTGKDMSNGMMDEAIPREVVAIRAAVMSLANLILARRIIASKKQNFVE
- a CDS encoding AMP-dependent synthetase; its protein translation is MKKKEFEYLNPTKFSSIKEMLEIAEREAGDKTAFKYRIAGDAIEAVTYRDFVRRTRAIGSQLRKMGFGDKHIALTGENSYKWITVFLAVINSPGAYVPVDKELPFDDIVRIVNDSDSQILFYSKKFEKELRENTDKFPNIKYYIALDSEQEDGMFLSYDKLVERGEELLDSGYTEYLDNVNDTSEMRLLVYTSGTTGLAKGVMLSEDNMVSCIYHGLRVETIYETCLSVLPYHHTYEAVIGLLVSLHHHSTICINDSLRNTLKNLQEFKPEYIFLVPAFADSFYNRIWASAEKSGKDKMLKVLIKVSNGLMKVGIDLRRKLFKSVLSAFGGELKQIVAGGAPIRPEIGALFNSIGVPLINGYGITECSPLVSVNRLDDNILESVGYPLPCAQVRIDNPEDGIGEICVKSPTVMMGYYKQPEATAAVIKDGWFFTGDYGKIDSEGRIYITGRKKNIIVLTNGKNIYPEEIEEYIMNSPYVSEVVVFSEKNEEGEEIALCAEVFPNYDKIKTDGIENVLETIKAEVKKACAVLPSYKHIKNVTVRETEFEKTTSKKIKRNSVGK
- a CDS encoding SpoIID/LytB domain-containing protein, translated to MRYVNNKNFTKIMAIILAALMVLGAIGITIGSIWTVGALEIDDTAEAADIVTVTNEAEDVSSSASSLSDKIVRVGLFFRNSSYDLLRMNHSFSSETGLRFFMTDENGNEIVSFSSPVKSVSVVREADVAKNEKGVYESVKNKDNADIHTFALRVTDSFPNEISIKKEIAYATSKNGFDPFYPIFEKGNMYVGMGDYSTSEEALERYIKLSGVYKKEFALKSASDTYITVIDNDTGKIILRANTSMYGLKIEPNYKKEQSNDADDGADIIDSIVPSLSIEAIDIKIEEPVIEYDTLPYLKTAVGNIYAGTFEYKATSDGLTLTNILKLDDYVKSVVPFEIYNDWPREAIKAFSIVSRTYALSSFHSGADFDMCSETHCQAYLGRGRSTEYSDSCIDETSGMILTYNGEPAKTFYHAISGGSTESAANVWGGSTGKYPYLVSVDTPEEKYGSYKNGLWSTAVTMSQLSEYILGKEAYADKFTSSITDLKILETTPAGYVYSVLLTDADGNKVEVKTTDKVRILLSKFVKSANFIMTRGIPMIKANSLLSTLPTDKAYPVLTANGEGTISASDSLYAVSSDLTPGRIANNGSLQFIGKGYGHGVGLSQYGTHDMAEMGYDYKKILSIYFPGTVISTYE